Sequence from the Spirochaetae bacterium HGW-Spirochaetae-1 genome:
TGAATGAAATACTTCAATTACTCCTCAAAATTCGCGCCCTCTCACGAATAAGCCTTATCGCCCAGAAAGGCACGCGAGACCTGGAAGATGAATATATCTCGAATATCTTTTCCGATTCCGTCAATCCCGAGAGTATTTCCTCATTTATCTCCATCAGAAACATACTGGAAAACAGGCTCACCCATCAGACCCAACAGTATAATATGAACATGGGAAAAAGCAACACAACCCAGTCCATGCCCATTAATGAGCTGCGGGGCCATGTCAAGACATACATCGATCTCAGTAAAAGTGACGTCACCGTTTCATCCAAGGCGCAGCATGGCTTTATCGCCGCAACTCTTCACGATGCATATATCACCTTCATAGCCCGCTCAGACTGGTGGAATGACAGAACCTACATGAAGTTTTTCTTCAACGAGGATGACCCGGAAAGAAGAAACCAGCTCGTGGCAACACGCGAACCCTACATGTCGTTGATTCGGGTAAGCGGCAACATCAACAAGATTCTAGACACTTTCTCCAGCATGAAACTGGCACGACTCCGGGGCAGCGATAAAAAAACCTACACGGAAGAGACCCCGTCACGGCCGGCCCAGGATGGGGGCCATTCGGCCTTCCAAAACGTTCAGGCCAGAATGTTTAATGACCGTCTTATGATGACGCCCTTTGGGCGGCAATACGGCAGCAAGATTGACTCCATCATCATCGATCTTTTCACCCCTATAACAAAAGATACTCCCGACGAGGATACGCTGCATGAAATAATTTCCGGTCTATTCTCAACTTTTACCGCCATGCCCGAAGCGCTTCAGGCTCCGGGCAACAGCAGGTCTGTCATTGATATTCTCGATCTGGTAATATTCATGGACATGAGCGTCAGGGCCTTTGCCGAAAAATTTATCTATAACAACCGAAAGGAGTCTTTTCTCAAATTTTATTCCGATAAAAACAAGGACGCCATTGAGGCCTTTCTTATGGCCCTGTTCTCAGTCTATTTTGAGGAAAAGTTCAGCGGCCTCTTCAGGATAATCCAGAGCGGAGAAATGAGAAAATACGCCTGTGCCTTCATCATAAAGCGGATTTATCTTACGCAGGGTGAGAATCTCACCACCTTCGGATTTTTTCTGATCAAGGCAATAGCCAGGGTGGGGCATATTAAAATCTCCTGAGTCAGGCGCAGGGTAGTTCCGTTCTATTCGTCCTTCTTCCTGCAGGAAGAAGGAGATTCCATGATACCGTCACAACTGAAAACAATCAGCCTTCGAGGTACTTATTTATCAGAGCGGTCTGCTTAGTTGTAGGATTCAAAAACTCCACACCCATGCCGGCACGTATATCTTCATCCCTTTCATCCCTGTTCCAGCGGACCCTCGCCTTTAGATCAATGGGATCCGTCCCCGGTAAATGCAGCACGAGATCAACTTCGGAATTTTCATTCAATGGTTCAGGAGTGGATATAAACATCCCACCATCGCTGATATCGATGGTGCTGCTGAAGGTAAGCCCATCGGAGTATACCTCGCATTTAATGGATTTTTTTATTCTTCCCGATTTTCTTTTATCATCCATATGACATCTCCCGTCACCGGTTTATTTAAATTTTTCAACCTGCCGCCTCTCCGGTCCATACATGGCTTGACTGAATGGCGGCAAATCAATTTTTCCCTTCTCAATAGTGATAACATTATATACATATTGACAAATATTACAATCTTTTTTTATGTAATCAAAAGAATGATGGTAATGTCATAAAGTCAAAATGTCAATGACACAATACAGATTGCAAATATTCTATCTTAAAAAACGCGTAATTTTCCCCTTCTGTGCAATGAAGGTTGAACTGGGCGCCTCCCCCTCGTCGCGTAAAATACAGGCAGGCGATAAAATATTAGCCTTCCCTGTCCGGTCGATTTTTGATATTTTTTTCTCCAGAAATAAAATAGCGACACTAGTGGAAGTCAACAACGCCGAAACGCAGGATAAAATCGTAAAACTTGAGGTAAAAGGCCTTTCAAGGGTAAAAATTGTCCATGTCAGAAAATTCAAGGATGCTCTTTTCGAGGTTGTAATAGAAGAAGAGCCGAAAGTATCCCACGAACTCATGGATAATCTCCGCAAAAAATCGCAGGAACTCATTTTTCTCATCAACGTAGACGAATCGGATAAACTGATAAACCTTCTCAACTACCTGGTAAACATAAATCAGCTCATTGATTTCATATCGAATTATTTTGTGCTGGACTTTCACGGACGGTATGGTCTATTTAACGAGTTGGATCTTTCCAGGAGAGGAGACGCCCTTCTATCCATTTTGACAAACCTGATAAAAAAACTGAATGAAAAAAGAACAATGGAACAGGAATGAAAAAAAATGTAATCAACAACGATGTTTATTATGCCCTCGCCTGGTCGGAGATTCATAAATACGACAGGTTTTCTTCTTCCCGGACCCTGCCGGTATTGCCCGGCATCATCGGCTTGTTCCAGAACAAAACAAACCGTTATGTGCCTCTCCTTTATTTCGACTGCTGGCGCGAGGGGCTTCGTGACGGACTAAAAAATTTCATGCTTCCCACACCGAGATTCAAGGCACTC
This genomic interval carries:
- a CDS encoding TIGR02266 family protein; protein product: MDDKRKSGRIKKSIKCEVYSDGLTFSSTIDISDGGMFISTPEPLNENSEVDLVLHLPGTDPIDLKARVRWNRDERDEDIRAGMGVEFLNPTTKQTALINKYLEG